From Bradysia coprophila strain Holo2 chromosome IV unlocalized genomic scaffold, BU_Bcop_v1 contig_5, whole genome shotgun sequence, one genomic window encodes:
- the LOC119071576 gene encoding radical S-adenosyl methionine domain-containing protein 2-like, with protein MFLQETLSTIVNYLWLLLTYFRLVKRKRNEIVPVSVNYHFTRKCNYSCGFCFHTAKTSYVAQLNDIRIALRKLMLKGMKKINLSGGEPFLYPVLLGEICKFCKVDLNLESVSIVTNGSKVSERFFKKYGVYVDIIAVSVDSFDEETNVTIGRGKGNHLKQLHCVSKWCQSYNVKFKLNTVVNRFNHLEDLSQNIALLNPFRWKCFQVLQVDTENVGEIAKRNCAEFLITDEQFEAFCRRHEHLPCFVPESNFLMKSSYIIVDEYLRFLSKGDVYRESASILDVDDIGSLLESTDYEHNTFIERGGKYDWTKESACGSSDLEF; from the exons atgtttctacAAGAAACACTTAGCACAATAGTCAACTATTTGTGGTTGCTTCTGACCTACTTTCGATTAGTTAAAcgcaaaagaaatgaaattgtgcCCGTATCCGTCAACTATCACTTTACCAGGAAGTGCAACTACTCGTGCGGATTTTGTTTTCACACTGCTAAGACTTCATATGTGGCCCAACTGAACGATATTCGAATCGCACTGCGTAAACTAATGCTGAAAggaatgaagaaaattaatttgtcggGTGGAGAACCCTTTCTGTATCCGGTGCTTTTGGGCGAAATTTGCAAGTTTTGTAAAGTTGATTTGAATTTGGAATCGGTGTCGATTGTCACAAACGGATCGAAAGTGAGCGAGAGGTTCTTCAAGAAGTATGGCGTATATGTGGACATAATAGCAGTGTCTGTGGACTCGTTCGACGAAGAAACGAATGTAACAATCGGAAGGG GTAAAGGAAATCACCTCAAGCAGTTGCATTGTGTGTCCAAATGGTGTCAGTCGTACAACGTTAAATTTAAGTTAAACACAGTGGTCAACCGGTTCAACCATTTGGAAGACTTATCGCAAAACATTGCTCTACTGAACCCGTTCCGTTggaaatgttttcaagtaCTGCAAGTGGACACCGAGAATGTCGGAGAGATTGCGAAACGAAACTGTGCCGAATTTCTCATCACTGATGAACAGTTTGAAGCATTCTGTCGACGACATGAACATCTACCGTGTTTTGTTCCGGAAtcgaattttttaatgaaaagctCGTACATTATCGTGGACGAGTATCTGCGCTTTTTGAGCAAGGGCGATGTGTACAGAGAGTCAGCATCGATTCTGGATGTTGACGATATTGGTTCGCTACTTGAGTCAACCGACTATGAACATAATACGTTCATAGAAAGGGGTGGCAAATACGATTGGACGAAAGAGTCTGCTTGTGGTTCGTCTGATCTTGAATTTTGA
- the LOC119071561 gene encoding uncharacterized protein LOC119071561 isoform X2, with protein MSVAQPFVYLIRVVVVREIGCFFIKLSVDESLCSDKCEQSRSKTIDIFVNHSNLYVCEKNQMVLVVSSKRYDLKSQVFSELEVLRFVPILSMFICEKNVDGNKRSLVNKRSTLSQKDASRIIIELQFHVVAHGLASCSTVFQCSIMTEKLIFDYKLHSSIIMQLVYASTAWLTSPFLCFNCGDMQRTYDRSFKVIVCNNRLPKTINGVEQWSFYGFNFGQLRSVQRKPEFTILTLCVSIVKHHRVFHISIVCSIKVSFRALVSASHNGSSNHSSSSLSVSKAERVGSCKADRSAGFIHLAVIVPTAVSSYYCGQLQTVNGVSMCEQLAECFSTCLWNMSSLQHRSLENEALHGIRKRLSKRFISRRAKPAIMYNKNAANFVDWITELSKAQQSALREQMDEIVALFTNDGVDWEFNPTTAFLSNRVRIYFETNVQPDR; from the exons ATGTCGGTTGCTCAaccgtttgtttatttaattcgcGTTGTAGTTGTGAGAGAAATCGGctgtttttttatcaaattatcggTCGATGAAAGTTTATGTTCCGACAAGTGCGAACAATCGCGTTCTAAGACAATAGACATTTTTgtgaatcattcaa atttgtatgttTGTGAAAAGAATCAAATGGTTCTAGTTGTTTCATCGAAAAGATACGATTTAAAGAGTCAAGTGTTCAGCGAGTTGGAAGTTTTACGATTTGTGCCCATTCTCTCAATGTtcatttgtgagaaaaacgtGGATGGAAACAAAAGGTCGCTGGTTAACAAAAGATCCACGTTGTCTCAAAAAGACGCTTCGAGAATAATCATCGAATTGCAGTTTCATGTAGTGGCTCATGGATTGGCTTCGTGCTCTACTGTCTTTCAGTGTTCAATAATGACAGAGAAGCTGATTTTCGACTACAAATTGCATTCCAGTATCATTATGCAATTAGTGTATGCCAGTACAGCTTGGTTGACGTCaccatttctttgtttcaattGTGGTGATATGCAACGCACATATGATCGGAGTTTCAAAGTTATTGTGTGCAATAATCGTCTACCAAAGACAATCAATGGAGTAGAGCAGTGGTCATTTTATGGTTTCAATTTTGGTCAACTGCGATCCGTACAGCGAAAACCggaatttacaattttgactTTATGTGTTTCAATAGTCAAACATCATCGAGTATTCCACATTTCAATCGTTTGTTCGATTAAAGTTTCATTTCGAGCATTGGTTTCGGCGTCTCATAACGGATCAAGCAATCATTCCAGTTCGTCTTTAAGCGTGTCAAAGGCCGAACGAGTCGGAAGTTGCAAGGCTGACAGATCAGCTGGATTTATTCATCTTGCAGTAATTGTTCCAACTGCCGTTTCTTCGTATTATTGTGGTCAATTGCAGACAGTCAATGGAGTATCAATGTGTGAACAATTAGCGGAATGTTTCTCGACTTGTTTATGGAACATGAGTAGTCTTCAACATCGTTCGCTGGAGAATGAAGCGCTCCATGGTATCCGAAAACGATTATCCAAGAGATTCATCAGTCGTCGGGCAAAACCTGCCAttatgtacaacaaaaatgctGCGAATTTTGTGGACTGGATAACAGAGCTTTCTAAGGCACAGCAGAGCGCACTGAGAGAACAAATGGACGAAATAGTCGCTTTATTTACCAACGACGGCGTCGATTGGGAATTCAATCCTACAACAGC ttttttgtcaaatcGAGTGCGCATTTATTTCGAGACCAATGTGCAGCCTGACCGATGA
- the LOC119071561 gene encoding uncharacterized protein LOC119071561 isoform X1: MSVAQPFVYLIRVVVVREIGCFFIKLSVDESLCSDKCEQSRSKTIDIFVNHSNLYVCEKNQMVLVVSSKRYDLKSQVFSELEVLRFVPILSMFICEKNVDGNKRSLVNKRSTLSQKDASRIIIELQFHVVAHGLASCSTVFQCSIMTEKLIFDYKLHSSIIMQLVYASTAWLTSPFLCFNCGDMQRTYDRSFKVIVCNNRLPKTINGVEQWSFYGFNFGQLRSVQRKPEFTILTLCVSIVKHHRVFHISIVCSIKVSFRALVSASHNGSSNHSSSSLSVSKAERVGSCKADRSAGFIHLAVIVPTAVSSYYCGQLQTVNGVSMCEQLAECFSTCLWNMSSLQHRSLENEALHGIRKRLSKRFISRRAKPAIMYNKNAANFVDWITELSKAQQSALREQMDEIVALFTNDGVDWEFNPTTASNFGGIWEAAVQSMKFHLKQIVGSSHLTFKELTILFCQIECAFISRPMCSLTDEDLNLSLFLSKFFRFIHFIFRANFISF, encoded by the exons ATGTCGGTTGCTCAaccgtttgtttatttaattcgcGTTGTAGTTGTGAGAGAAATCGGctgtttttttatcaaattatcggTCGATGAAAGTTTATGTTCCGACAAGTGCGAACAATCGCGTTCTAAGACAATAGACATTTTTgtgaatcattcaa atttgtatgttTGTGAAAAGAATCAAATGGTTCTAGTTGTTTCATCGAAAAGATACGATTTAAAGAGTCAAGTGTTCAGCGAGTTGGAAGTTTTACGATTTGTGCCCATTCTCTCAATGTtcatttgtgagaaaaacgtGGATGGAAACAAAAGGTCGCTGGTTAACAAAAGATCCACGTTGTCTCAAAAAGACGCTTCGAGAATAATCATCGAATTGCAGTTTCATGTAGTGGCTCATGGATTGGCTTCGTGCTCTACTGTCTTTCAGTGTTCAATAATGACAGAGAAGCTGATTTTCGACTACAAATTGCATTCCAGTATCATTATGCAATTAGTGTATGCCAGTACAGCTTGGTTGACGTCaccatttctttgtttcaattGTGGTGATATGCAACGCACATATGATCGGAGTTTCAAAGTTATTGTGTGCAATAATCGTCTACCAAAGACAATCAATGGAGTAGAGCAGTGGTCATTTTATGGTTTCAATTTTGGTCAACTGCGATCCGTACAGCGAAAACCggaatttacaattttgactTTATGTGTTTCAATAGTCAAACATCATCGAGTATTCCACATTTCAATCGTTTGTTCGATTAAAGTTTCATTTCGAGCATTGGTTTCGGCGTCTCATAACGGATCAAGCAATCATTCCAGTTCGTCTTTAAGCGTGTCAAAGGCCGAACGAGTCGGAAGTTGCAAGGCTGACAGATCAGCTGGATTTATTCATCTTGCAGTAATTGTTCCAACTGCCGTTTCTTCGTATTATTGTGGTCAATTGCAGACAGTCAATGGAGTATCAATGTGTGAACAATTAGCGGAATGTTTCTCGACTTGTTTATGGAACATGAGTAGTCTTCAACATCGTTCGCTGGAGAATGAAGCGCTCCATGGTATCCGAAAACGATTATCCAAGAGATTCATCAGTCGTCGGGCAAAACCTGCCAttatgtacaacaaaaatgctGCGAATTTTGTGGACTGGATAACAGAGCTTTCTAAGGCACAGCAGAGCGCACTGAGAGAACAAATGGACGAAATAGTCGCTTTATTTACCAACGACGGCGTCGATTGGGAATTCAATCCTACAACAGCAAGTAATTTCGGAGGAATTTGGGAAGCAGCAGTGCAATCAATGAAGTTTCACCTCAAACAAATTGTTGGGTCGTCACATCTCACGTTTAAGGAGCTGacaattcttttttgtcaaatcGAGTGCGCATTTATTTCGAGACCAATGTGCAGCCTGACCGATGAGGATTTGaatttgagtttatttttgagtaaatttttccgtttcattcattttatcttccgagccaatttcatttcattttga
- the LOC119071564 gene encoding uncharacterized protein LOC119071564 isoform X3 — MVLVVSSKRYDLKSQVFSELEVLRFVPILSMFICEKNVDGNKRSLVNKRSTLSQKDASRIIIELQFHVVAHGLASCSTVFQCSIMTEKLIFDYKLHSSIIMQLVYASTAWLTSPFLCFNCGDMQRTYDRSFKVIVCNNRLPKTINGVEQWSFYGFNFGQLRSVQRKPEFTILTLCVSIVKHHRVFHISIVCSIKVSFRALVSASHNGSSNHSSSSLSVSKAERVGSCKADRSAGFIHLAVIVPTAVSSYYCGQLQTVNGVSMCEQLAECFSTCLWNMSSLQHRSLENEALHGIRKRLSKRFISRRAKPAIMYNKNAANFVDWITELSKAQQSALRELNPTTAFLSNRVRIYFETNVQPDR; from the exons ATGGTTCTAGTTGTTTCATCGAAAAGATACGATTTAAAGAGTCAAGTGTTCAGCGAGTTGGAAGTTTTACGATTTGTGCCCATTCTCTCAATGTtcatttgtgagaaaaacgtGGATGGAAACAAAAGGTCGCTGGTTAACAAAAGATCCACGTTGTCTCAAAAAGACGCTTCGAGAATAATCATCGAATTGCAGTTTCATGTAGTGGCTCATGGATTGGCTTCGTGCTCTACTGTCTTTCAGTGTTCAATAATGACAGAGAAGCTGATTTTCGACTACAAATTGCATTCCAGTATCATTATGCAATTAGTGTATGCCAGTACAGCTTGGTTGACGTCaccatttctttgtttcaattGTGGTGATATGCAACGCACATATGATCGGAGTTTCAAAGTTATTGTGTGCAATAATCGTCTACCAAAGACAATCAATGGAGTAGAGCAGTGGTCATTTTATGGTTTCAATTTTGGTCAACTGCGATCCGTACAGCGAAAACCggaatttacaattttgactTTATGTGTTTCAATAGTCAAACATCATCGAGTATTCCACATTTCAATCGTTTGTTCGATTAAAGTTTCATTTCGAGCATTGGTTTCGGCGTCTCATAACGGATCAAGCAATCATTCCAGTTCGTCTTTAAGCGTGTCAAAGGCCGAACGAGTCGGAAGTTGCAAGGCTGACAGATCAGCTGGATTTATTCATCTTGCAGTAATTGTTCCAACTGCCGTTTCTTCGTATTATTGTGGTCAATTGCAGACAGTCAATGGAGTATCAATGTGTGAACAATTAGCGGAATGTTTCTCGACTTGTTTATGGAACATGAGTAGTCTTCAACATCGTTCGCTGGAGAATGAAGCGCTCCATGGTATCCGAAAACGATTATCCAAGAGATTCATCAGTCGTCGGGCAAAACCTGCCAttatgtacaacaaaaatgctGCGAATTTTGTGGACTGGATAACAGAGCTTTCTAAGGCACAGCAGAGCGCACTGAGAGAAC TCAATCCTACAACAG cttttttgtcaaatcGAGTGCGCATTTATTTCGAGACCAATGTGCAGCCTGACCGATGA
- the LOC119071564 gene encoding uncharacterized protein LOC119071564 isoform X2, with product MVLVVSSKRYDLKSQVFSELEVLRFVPILSMFICEKNVDGNKRSLVNKRSTLSQKDASRIIIELQFHVVAHGLASCSTVFQCSIMTEKLIFDYKLHSSIIMQLVYASTAWLTSPFLCFNCGDMQRTYDRSFKVIVCNNRLPKTINGVEQWSFYGFNFGQLRSVQRKPEFTILTLCVSIVKHHRVFHISIVCSIKVSFRALVSASHNGSSNHSSSSLSVSKAERVGSCKADRSAGFIHLAVIVPTAVSSYYCGQLQTVNGVSMCEQLAECFSTCLWNMSSLQHRSLENEALHGIRKRLSKRFISRRAKPAIMYNKNAANFVDWITELSKAQQSALREQMDEIVALFTNDGVDWEFNPTTAFLSNRVRIYFETNVQPDR from the exons ATGGTTCTAGTTGTTTCATCGAAAAGATACGATTTAAAGAGTCAAGTGTTCAGCGAGTTGGAAGTTTTACGATTTGTGCCCATTCTCTCAATGTtcatttgtgagaaaaacgtGGATGGAAACAAAAGGTCGCTGGTTAACAAAAGATCCACGTTGTCTCAAAAAGACGCTTCGAGAATAATCATCGAATTGCAGTTTCATGTAGTGGCTCATGGATTGGCTTCGTGCTCTACTGTCTTTCAGTGTTCAATAATGACAGAGAAGCTGATTTTCGACTACAAATTGCATTCCAGTATCATTATGCAATTAGTGTATGCCAGTACAGCTTGGTTGACGTCaccatttctttgtttcaattGTGGTGATATGCAACGCACATATGATCGGAGTTTCAAAGTTATTGTGTGCAATAATCGTCTACCAAAGACAATCAATGGAGTAGAGCAGTGGTCATTTTATGGTTTCAATTTTGGTCAACTGCGATCCGTACAGCGAAAACCggaatttacaattttgactTTATGTGTTTCAATAGTCAAACATCATCGAGTATTCCACATTTCAATCGTTTGTTCGATTAAAGTTTCATTTCGAGCATTGGTTTCGGCGTCTCATAACGGATCAAGCAATCATTCCAGTTCGTCTTTAAGCGTGTCAAAGGCCGAACGAGTCGGAAGTTGCAAGGCTGACAGATCAGCTGGATTTATTCATCTTGCAGTAATTGTTCCAACTGCCGTTTCTTCGTATTATTGTGGTCAATTGCAGACAGTCAATGGAGTATCAATGTGTGAACAATTAGCGGAATGTTTCTCGACTTGTTTATGGAACATGAGTAGTCTTCAACATCGTTCGCTGGAGAATGAAGCGCTCCATGGTATCCGAAAACGATTATCCAAGAGATTCATCAGTCGTCGGGCAAAACCTGCCAttatgtacaacaaaaatgctGCGAATTTTGTGGACTGGATAACAGAGCTTTCTAAGGCACAGCAGAGCGCACTGAGAGAACAAATGGACGAAATAGTCGCTTTATTTACCAACGACGGCGTCGATTGGGAATTCAATCCTACAACAGC ttttttgtcaaatcGAGTGCGCATTTATTTCGAGACCAATGTGCAGCCTGACCGATGA
- the LOC119071564 gene encoding uncharacterized protein LOC119071564 isoform X1 — MVLVVSSKRYDLKSQVFSELEVLRFVPILSMFICEKNVDGNKRSLVNKRSTLSQKDASRIIIELQFHVVAHGLASCSTVFQCSIMTEKLIFDYKLHSSIIMQLVYASTAWLTSPFLCFNCGDMQRTYDRSFKVIVCNNRLPKTINGVEQWSFYGFNFGQLRSVQRKPEFTILTLCVSIVKHHRVFHISIVCSIKVSFRALVSASHNGSSNHSSSSLSVSKAERVGSCKADRSAGFIHLAVIVPTAVSSYYCGQLQTVNGVSMCEQLAECFSTCLWNMSSLQHRSLENEALHGIRKRLSKRFISRRAKPAIMYNKNAANFVDWITELSKAQQSALRELNPTTASNFGGIWEAAVQSMKFHLKQIVGSSHLTFKELTILFCQIECAFISRPMCSLTDEDLNLSLFLSKFFRFIHFIFRANFISF; from the exons ATGGTTCTAGTTGTTTCATCGAAAAGATACGATTTAAAGAGTCAAGTGTTCAGCGAGTTGGAAGTTTTACGATTTGTGCCCATTCTCTCAATGTtcatttgtgagaaaaacgtGGATGGAAACAAAAGGTCGCTGGTTAACAAAAGATCCACGTTGTCTCAAAAAGACGCTTCGAGAATAATCATCGAATTGCAGTTTCATGTAGTGGCTCATGGATTGGCTTCGTGCTCTACTGTCTTTCAGTGTTCAATAATGACAGAGAAGCTGATTTTCGACTACAAATTGCATTCCAGTATCATTATGCAATTAGTGTATGCCAGTACAGCTTGGTTGACGTCaccatttctttgtttcaattGTGGTGATATGCAACGCACATATGATCGGAGTTTCAAAGTTATTGTGTGCAATAATCGTCTACCAAAGACAATCAATGGAGTAGAGCAGTGGTCATTTTATGGTTTCAATTTTGGTCAACTGCGATCCGTACAGCGAAAACCggaatttacaattttgactTTATGTGTTTCAATAGTCAAACATCATCGAGTATTCCACATTTCAATCGTTTGTTCGATTAAAGTTTCATTTCGAGCATTGGTTTCGGCGTCTCATAACGGATCAAGCAATCATTCCAGTTCGTCTTTAAGCGTGTCAAAGGCCGAACGAGTCGGAAGTTGCAAGGCTGACAGATCAGCTGGATTTATTCATCTTGCAGTAATTGTTCCAACTGCCGTTTCTTCGTATTATTGTGGTCAATTGCAGACAGTCAATGGAGTATCAATGTGTGAACAATTAGCGGAATGTTTCTCGACTTGTTTATGGAACATGAGTAGTCTTCAACATCGTTCGCTGGAGAATGAAGCGCTCCATGGTATCCGAAAACGATTATCCAAGAGATTCATCAGTCGTCGGGCAAAACCTGCCAttatgtacaacaaaaatgctGCGAATTTTGTGGACTGGATAACAGAGCTTTCTAAGGCACAGCAGAGCGCACTGAGAGAAC TCAATCCTACAACAGCAAGTAATTTCGGAGGAATTTGGGAAGCAGCAGTGCAATCAATGAAGTTTCACCTCAAACAAATTGTTGGGTCGTCACATCTCACGTTTAAGGAGCTGacaattcttttttgtcaaatcGAGTGCGCATTTATTTCGAGACCAATGTGCAGCCTGACCGATGAGGATTTGaatttgagtttatttttgagtaaatttttccgtttcattcattttatcttccgagccaatttcatttcattttga